The Salegentibacter mishustinae genomic interval AAAAGGAAATATTTAAAAGCCAACAGGCTTTAGCGCTAGAAAGGATCAACCTTTTAAAAGCTAAAGATAGAAATGTAAATATTTATTATGAGAGTGAAGATCTAAAGGTTTACCAAATAGAAAATAGGGAGCGAGCCAGCAATATTAATGAACTATTATTTTGATGAGATTACAATTACCAATTAATTTATTAAAATATACTGCTTACCTGTTGCTTCTTATTGTTATGGGGTGCGCCGTAGATGTGGAAGATTCCAGAGAGGAAGAAGACCATCCAAGGGTTCTTTACGATAAAATGAGTAAGAACCCCCTGGTTACTTATATTCTTGAGCCTGGCAATGAGTTAAGCGTAAAAAATAGCAACCATATAAGAAAGACTCTTAATTATGCTAAAATTCCTTATGGTGAAATAAACCGTGACAAATTTAATGAGCAGCCGGCAGTAGCAGCTTCGGTAAAAGTTATTGTTCTTTATGACCCCGCTCCGCTAAACGGAGATGCGATGAATTTTCTTATAAATTTTGTGGCTGAAGGCGGTCATATTTTTATTCCCAGCGTAGGAACAAATAAAAATTATGGATTTTTAGCCGGTGTAAAAGCTGATGCCAATTTTGAAATAAACACCACAGCTCAGGGATTTCTATTTAATTCAGACTTTATCCCGGCATTTAAAGGGAAGCATTATAAAAGCCTCACTACACATTTTGGTTTGGAACAGAATAACTTTCGGGAGGATGTTGAGGTTCTGGCAACCTCTTTTTCAGAAGAAGATTATCCATTAATTATTAAAAACGAAATTGGAGCAGGTTCAGTTATTTCTTTTAATACCGAACAATTTTCAGAAAAACAGGAACGAGGGTTATTCTTTGCAGCTATTTTGCAAGGTTTAGAAGGAGTGCCTTATCCCGTAGCCAATGCCTCCAGTATTATGTTAGACGATTTTCCAGCTCCGCTTTACGATGCGAAAATGGAACCGGTACAATCTGAAATGGATATAAGCCAGGCGAATTTTTATTCTGATGTTTGGTGGGAAGATATGTTGAAGCTGGCAGAGGAAGAAGATATTGTGTATTCGGCTTATGTTTGCTTCGATTATTCTAATCATACTTCCCCGCCATTTAACTTTCAGGAATGGGAGAGATCAATCTTAAATGGAGCAAATGGCGCTGATAAATTGATGAAATCAATAAAAAATTCTGATCACGAAGTAGAACTGCACGGCTATAACCACGTTTCACTAACCCAAACAGAATGGCCAAATAAAAGCTATATGGGGCTAAGCCTGCAAGCGGTTAAAAAGCGCTGGGCCGCCCGTGATTATGGTAGATTGCCAGTTTCTTATGTGCCGCCTTCAAATATAATAGATAGTACGGGTTTTGTGGTTTTAGAAGAGAATATACCCAGTATTATTTATAATGCCAGTATTTACCTTGGGGATTTTGAAGAAGGTGGAGGCCGTGAATTTGATCCTGAACCTTATAATTATCACTTTTTTAATTTCCCCAGGATTAGTAGTGGATATGCCATGAATTCCACCAGGGAGTTCAATCAGCAATCTCTATATCTTTATACCGGTATCTGGACGCATTTTATACACCCCGATGACATTTACCAAATTCCGGGAGACGAACCTTTAGAAAGTGCAGGAGATTATACTTTACGTAATATAAATAGTTACGGTTGGCGAGTTTCAGAAGATGGTTCGCCCGGTTTGCTCCCAAGGTTTAGAAATTATATTCAGGAAGTAAAAGAAACCTTTCCGCTAATTCGGTTTTTAAAGGTTTCAGATGCGGCAAAAATCACCAAAAACTGGAGAGAAGATACTTATGAATTCTCAGAAACCGAAAATACTTTTAAGGTAGCAGCCCAGGCTGAAATTTCAGAGAATAACGAAAACTTTTGGTTTGCTTATGCATCTAAGGAAAAGCAGAGCAAGATGGCAGATTATTTAGGTAATAACAAGCTGAAATATACCACAACTGCGTTTCTGGATGGATTTCTTTTTAATATTCAGACTTCCAAAAAGCAGTTAAGTCTGCCTAAGTTTAAAGACGATAATTCGGGTAAGTTACTAAGTGCATTACTGCAGGATTATAAAGCTTATCTTTTGGTAAAACCTTCAGAAAACTTTGAAGACAGTAATATATCTAAAGAAATTACTGAATTGAAGTCTAAAATTGCAGCAGGTGAAGATTACAATCGGGAAGACTGGTTAGCGCTATTTCATTATTTGGGATGGGAAAATCGTCAAAATGAAATATGGCCATTACTTGAACAAAAATATAAAAAGGATAAATCTTCAGTATATGTAAAACTTTCTTCAGAATTTACAGCTCAAAGCGATTATCCAAATTTGGATACCAGAAAGCGTTGGATGCTGAGACAGATAGACCTAAATCCCGAGAATATAAAGCTTCGAAAAGATTTTATAGCATATTTTGGAAATGGGACCGAAGTTCAGTTAACTCGCGATGAATTGTTAGGGTTAATAAATAATACCGAATCTCATGAAGATAGATTTAGTTATTTAGTGTTGCTTAACGAGAAATACCCCGAAGCTGCTTTTAATTTGGTAAAAGATATAGAACCCTGCCGGGAAGATTTTAAGCTTGCTGCATCATCTATTTCCTGGATCCTTGCTGATGCTAAAGAGTTTAAGCAAGCTATTTTATGGTCTAAATGCGGTGAAGAAATTAGTGAAGAATCCGTAGATAATTGGCGCTTGCAATCGGGAGAATATGAGTTTTTAAAGGAAAAGAATTTTCCGCTTTATATAGAATATCTTATTGCTGATAACGATAAAAAAGCAGCCAGGGAACTGCTGGAAATAGAAACCTGTAGAAAAGACCTTAAACGTTTAGCTCCCACCATTGCTTATACTTACGCCGGGCAGGGAAGTTTTAGAAAAGCACTGGAATGGTCTGCCTGTGCAAAAGATTTTCCTTTGGTAGAAAGAATGCAATGGTTTTATGCGCTAAAAAATTATAAAGAAATAGAACGTTTATACGCTAATTATTCCGAAAAAAATAATCCGGAAGAAAAAGAAGCTATCCAGTCATTTATGGCCGAATACTATATGGGCCGCGGAGATATTGTTACCGCCTGGAGAATAGCCTCTAAATTGCCTAATTCAACCAATAAAGAGAGATTAAGAACACAGCTTAACAAAGACGTTATTTATTTAAATTCTGAACAAAAACGGCGGTTGTTAAATGAATATCCTTCAATTTTTTACCCAGAAATTGCTGCGCAAATTGAGCAAGATCTCAGAATTACAGAGGGTGATTTTATTAGAATAGAAAGCAATATTATTAGTGATAGGTTAGATCCTACTTCTTTTGGTACTGAAGCTACTTATGGCCTTCGGGATAAGAAATTACATCAGCATCAATTTGGTTTGAGCCAGTATAAAGCTTACGCTATTCCTTTTCAGGAGGAATTTGAGAATAACATAGATGAACATTTATACGGCTTAATTTACAGGTTT includes:
- a CDS encoding DUF2194 domain-containing protein yields the protein MRLQLPINLLKYTAYLLLLIVMGCAVDVEDSREEEDHPRVLYDKMSKNPLVTYILEPGNELSVKNSNHIRKTLNYAKIPYGEINRDKFNEQPAVAASVKVIVLYDPAPLNGDAMNFLINFVAEGGHIFIPSVGTNKNYGFLAGVKADANFEINTTAQGFLFNSDFIPAFKGKHYKSLTTHFGLEQNNFREDVEVLATSFSEEDYPLIIKNEIGAGSVISFNTEQFSEKQERGLFFAAILQGLEGVPYPVANASSIMLDDFPAPLYDAKMEPVQSEMDISQANFYSDVWWEDMLKLAEEEDIVYSAYVCFDYSNHTSPPFNFQEWERSILNGANGADKLMKSIKNSDHEVELHGYNHVSLTQTEWPNKSYMGLSLQAVKKRWAARDYGRLPVSYVPPSNIIDSTGFVVLEENIPSIIYNASIYLGDFEEGGGREFDPEPYNYHFFNFPRISSGYAMNSTREFNQQSLYLYTGIWTHFIHPDDIYQIPGDEPLESAGDYTLRNINSYGWRVSEDGSPGLLPRFRNYIQEVKETFPLIRFLKVSDAAKITKNWREDTYEFSETENTFKVAAQAEISENNENFWFAYASKEKQSKMADYLGNNKLKYTTTAFLDGFLFNIQTSKKQLSLPKFKDDNSGKLLSALLQDYKAYLLVKPSENFEDSNISKEITELKSKIAAGEDYNREDWLALFHYLGWENRQNEIWPLLEQKYKKDKSSVYVKLSSEFTAQSDYPNLDTRKRWMLRQIDLNPENIKLRKDFIAYFGNGTEVQLTRDELLGLINNTESHEDRFSYLVLLNEKYPEAAFNLVKDIEPCREDFKLAASSISWILADAKEFKQAILWSKCGEEISEESVDNWRLQSGEYEFLKEKNFPLYIEYLIADNDKKAARELLEIETCRKDLKRLAPTIAYTYAGQGSFRKALEWSACAKDFPLVERMQWFYALKNYKEIERLYANYSEKNNPEEKEAIQSFMAEYYMGRGDIVTAWRIASKLPNSTNKERLRTQLNKDVIYLNSEQKRRLLNEYPSIFYPEIAAQIEQDLRITEGDFIRIESNIISDRLDPTSFGTEATYGLRDKKLHQHQFGLSQYKAYAIPFQEEFENNIDEHLYGLIYRFKSRERIEKLNYGFGTRLEFNDAGKAYLHLQASASIAKDSLFSSFQVSRKPAITGPAYALDIYQTQLNIYEELQFKEKFQAVLYLEGNHYSDDVQDVQALTSISMDIKLNKRSKFRPYSELSGMLGNSSRPGGYPYWTLDERLYGGMGVAYEYENKQNFWKINLDAGYFLDTFSDEFQRYRGNVVWPVSKYFHFNAQAEFYTLKNFYSNNFTFGLKYFLKDN